The following proteins are encoded in a genomic region of Pseudomonas saponiphila:
- the phnN gene encoding phosphonate metabolism protein/1,5-bisphosphokinase (PRPP-forming) PhnN yields the protein MPGRVIYLMGPSGAGKDSLIDAARQPIRRLGCEVAKRVITRSAESVGEEALEVTFEEFERRVTLGEFALFWRANGLGYGIPRQIDTWLARGRNVLVNGSRGHLRQARERYPDLIPIVLTVDNEVLRRRLLRRARESLPEIERRLQRNQQFVSATWLDEERVIRLDNSGELEATLVRLLAILREQGVNPVPGQT from the coding sequence ATGCCGGGTAGAGTGATTTATCTGATGGGGCCCTCTGGGGCTGGCAAGGATAGCTTGATTGATGCCGCCAGGCAGCCTATCCGTAGATTGGGGTGTGAGGTGGCAAAAAGAGTGATCACCCGCTCGGCTGAGTCTGTGGGTGAGGAGGCGCTCGAAGTTACGTTCGAGGAGTTTGAGCGGCGTGTGACTTTGGGGGAGTTTGCTTTGTTCTGGCGTGCCAACGGTCTGGGTTATGGCATTCCCAGGCAGATTGATACTTGGCTGGCACGGGGGCGAAATGTTCTGGTCAATGGTTCCCGAGGGCATTTGCGTCAGGCGCGAGAACGCTATCCCGATTTGATTCCGATCGTTCTGACGGTCGATAACGAAGTGCTGCGCCGGCGTTTGCTGCGTCGTGCCAGGGAAAGCCTGCCGGAGATTGAGCGTCGTCTGCAGCGCAACCAGCAGTTTGTCAGTGCTACCTGGCTGGATGAAGAGCGTGTCATACGCTTGGATAATTCGGGTGAGCTTGAGGCTACTCTGGTGCGTCTGTTAGCCATACTCCGTGAGCAGGGTGTCAACCCAGTGCCGGGTCAAACTTGA
- a CDS encoding Arc family DNA-binding protein yields the protein MRPLKQAIYSSRTADKFVVRLPDGMRERIAEVARNHHRSMNSEIIARLEQSLIQEGALGEELSMRLDSPELSLHERELLQRFRQLSHRQQNALVSLIAHDAEMAADAN from the coding sequence ATGCGCCCATTGAAACAGGCAATTTATTCCAGCCGTACGGCTGACAAGTTCGTCGTACGTCTACCCGACGGGATGCGTGAACGCATTGCCGAGGTGGCTCGCAATCATCACCGCAGCATGAACTCCGAAATCATCGCGCGCCTGGAACAGAGTCTTATTCAGGAAGGCGCCTTGGGTGAAGAGCTGAGCATGCGCCTGGACAGCCCAGAGCTGTCCTTGCATGAGCGCGAACTGCTTCAACGTTTCCGCCAACTTTCACATCGCCAGCAAAACGCGCTGGTTTCACTGATAGCCCATGACGCTGAAATGGCCGCAGACGCCAACTGA